A stretch of Miscanthus floridulus cultivar M001 chromosome 13, ASM1932011v1, whole genome shotgun sequence DNA encodes these proteins:
- the LOC136499435 gene encoding uncharacterized protein, which produces MPCQGARRQSDWRRARCRRSWRRARRQSLWRRARKYLPSLPRSSLFFLSCPSPADTAALARATAASAPVPPRPPPRRARADATARHRARAARRARAPAPTARRRACFRARSHAAPLQARTTGCLRSPCRAPRRADPAPPRRPAPRPSPRRGPPTPRRAPRRSEAAPAPAPAPEAVPAPPAPCRTEAAPRPAPRPSPRCLPWLAAAPRLALHRRP; this is translated from the coding sequence ATGccctgccagggggctcggcgccagagtgactggcgccgagctcggtgtcgtagatcttggcgccgagctcggcgccagtcactctggcgccgagctcggaaatATCTACCGAGCCTGCCCCGgtcctctctcttcttcctctcgtGCCCTAGCCCTGCTGACACCGCCGCCCTtgcccgcgccaccgccgcctccgcgCCCGTGCCACCTCGGCCACCaccgcgccgcgcccgcgccgacgCCACTGCTCGGCATcgcgcccgcgccgcgcgccgaGCCCGCGCCCCAGCGCCGACCGCGCGCCGCCGCGCCTGCTTCCGCGCCCGCTCCCACGCCGCGCCGCTCCAAGCCCGCACCACGGGCTGCCTCCGCAGCCCGTGCCGCGCCCCTCGCCGCGCCgaccccgccccgccccgccgccCCGCACCGCGCCCGTCGCCGCGTCGAGGCCCCCCCACCCCGCGCCGTGCCCCTCGCCGCTCCGAGGCCGCGCCtgctcccgcgcccgcgcccgaggCCGTGCCCGCGCCCCCCGCCCCGTGCCGCACCGAGGCTGCCCCGCGCCCCGCGCCGCGCCCCTCGCCGCGCTGTCTCCCGTGGTTGGCCGCCGCACCGCGCCTTGCCCTCCACCGTCGGCCCTAg